Proteins found in one Mycteria americana isolate JAX WOST 10 ecotype Jacksonville Zoo and Gardens chromosome 8, USCA_MyAme_1.0, whole genome shotgun sequence genomic segment:
- the SLC35A4 gene encoding putative UDP-sugar transporter protein SLC35A4: MVIFGNATGSANQVLWRGLWGLMLVLSVVIYGSHAPLLTLCKVDGLIPFSSTSVVVLVELTKLVFSLLFLLTWNRELLGVAVSWRHVAPFALSALLYAANNNLVVHMQLFMDPSTYQVLSNLKIVSTALLYSLFLRQRLSMRKWLALFLLVAAGVSYSCGGLEDPGSPSKMQLHITLVGLFLISVYCLISGLSAVYTEAILKTQALPLSLQNLFLYFFGVLLNLIGYFWSSGEGSFLEGFSSWVLVIVVSQALNGLIMSVVMKHSSNITRLFVISCSILVNALLSATLFNLQLTLLFFVAVSCVSLAVHLYYGVT, translated from the coding sequence ATGGTGATATTTGGTAATGCTACTGGCTCTGCAAACCAGGTGCTctggagggggctgtggggactgATGCTGGTCTTGTCTGTAGTCATATATGGCTCTCATGCTCCCCTCCTGACCCTGTGCAAGGTGGACGGGCTGATCCCTTTCAGCTCCACGTCCGTTGTGGTTCTTGTTGAGCTGACAAAACTGGtgttttccctcctgtttctGCTGACGTGGAACCGGGAGCTGCTGGGAGTTGCCGTGTCGTGGCGCCACGTTGCCCCTTTCGCTCTCTCTGCCCTCCTTTATGCTGCCAACAACAACCTGGTGGTTCACATGCAGCTCTTCATGGATCCCAGCACCTACCAGGTCTTGAGTAACTTAAAGATTGTCAGCACTGCACTGCTCTACAGCCTCTTTCTGCGCCAAAGACTCAGCATGCGCAAATGGCTGGCTCTCttcctgctggtggctgctggggtgAGTTACAGCTGTGGCGGCCTGGAGGACCCTGGCAGCCCATCCAAGATGCAGCTGCACATCACGCTGGTGGGCTTGTTCCTGATCTCAGTGTACTGCCTGATATCAGGCTTGTCTGCTGTCTACACAGAAGCCATCCTGAAAACCCAGGCGCTGCCTCTCAGCCTTCAGAACCTCTTCCTTTACTTCTTTGGGGTCCTGCTCAACTTGATCGGCTACTTCTGGAGCAGTGGAGAGGGCAGTTTCTTGGAGGGCTTTTCCTCCTGGGTGCTAGTGATTGTGGTCAGCCAGGCCTTGAACGGCTTGATCATGTCCGTGGTCATGAAGCACAGCAGTAACATCACCAGGCTCTTCGTGATCTCGTGCTCTATCCTGGTCAACGCCCTCCTGTCAGCCACCCTCTTCAACCTGCAGCTCACCCTCCTCTTCTTTGTTGCCGTCTCATGTGTCAGCCTCGCTGTTCACTTGTACTATGGGGTCACAtag
- the LOC142413742 gene encoding SLC35A4 upstream microprotein, giving the protein MADDKDPLPKLKDLAFLKDQLESLQRRVEDEVHAGVGQDGSVLASPFFKGFLAGYLVAKLRFSAVLGFVAGTCTGIYAAQNYTVPNVEKTVRDYFSSLKKGRD; this is encoded by the exons ATGGCGGACGATAAG GACCCGCTGCCCAAGCTGAAAGACCTCGCCTTCCTGAAGGATCAGCTGGAGAGCTTGCAGCGCAGGGTGGAGGACGAGGTGCACGCTGGCGTGGGGCAG GATGGTTCTGTGTTGGCTTCACCCTTTTTCAAAGGCTTCCTGGCAGGCTACCTGGTAGCCAAACTTCGCTTCTCGGCCGTCCTGGGATTCGTGGCTGGGACCTGCACAGGGATATATGCTGCTCAGAACTACACCGTCCCCAATGTTGAAAAGACAGTCCGGGACTATTTCAGTTCACTGAAAAAAGGTCGGGACTAG